GAAGCACTCCGCTTTCACCAGGCCTTTTCTTTTATCgtgctctcatctctctctctccctctcatttctcctcgtcctcccctgTTCCCCAGGTGGTGCAGGCCGACGCCGTGGTCCTCCTGGGGCCTCACATGGATGTCCCACCCAGCTGGCTGAGGCCCGGGGCTGCTGTCATCCACTGTAGCCCCGCCCTGACGGCGGGTACCACAGGTGTCCTCcataaacacattcatattGCAGGATGTTTCacgtgggaggaggaggaggaaggagttgGCGGTTGGAAgaatgtgtgtggctgtgttctaTGGGTGTTTTTCTGTGACAGATGGTGATGGATTAGAGAGCTCTTCCTGGTCAGAGGTGGGGCCTCTGTCCGCAGCCCTCAGAATGCAGGTATGGACGTAATACACATTGCGCTGCAAACATCCTCCAACCAAGACTTTCTCTAAGACCTTGTATGGTGCTGATaatctccctttcccctccctccctcagaacGTGGTGCGTAGCGGCCGTCGTTGGCTGCAGGAGCAGCAGTACAGACCCTGGAGGCTCCGCAGCCTCAAGCTGCAGCCTCTGTCCCCCGTGCCCAGGTAAGCACCTACCGTaccatccaccctccatcaAGCCCCGGAagtaccaaccccccccccccccccacacaccacagttGACGCTCCCGCTGTGCCCCGTGTTGTGTGCGGTCTCTCCCCAGTGACATTGAGATCTCCCGCGCCCAGACCCCCAAGCCCATGGGTCAGCTGGCTGAGGAGGTGGGCCTGCTGCCCAGCGAGCTGGAGGCCTACGGGAGCACCAAGGCCAAGGTCCGCCTCTCGCTGCTGGACCGCCTGCAGGGCCAGCCCGACGGGAAATACGTCCTGGTGGCCGGGTGAGTCCGAgatggggggacagaggggtggggtggggggcgaAGGGGGCCGGGGGCAAGGGGGCCGGGGCACTACACAGGCTGAACGAggagtgaaagaaatatgcagaGCGCGTGTTTggcgtttttgttttgtttttgctcccgaaggagagagagggagaggtagtaGCGGCCCGGGCTCTGGAGTCTCGTCCCTCATCTCTGGAGGTCTCTGATAGGCAGGGACGGGAgctggtggaggaagggggggggggctggtaggGGCCCCGCTTTGATGGGTGTGTGAACGTCGTAGCTCTGACAGAGCAGGCCAAGCCCCACTGCCCCctttcatctgtctgtctgtctcagcccTGCCACTGTACGACCCACTGACAgccccagagacacacacacacacactcttctcctTAAGGAGCCTTCTTTGTTCCCCGTGGACCCTCTTGAGAGGCGAGGGGCCCCCCATCAATTACAGTCAGCAGCAGGCATGCCTTTGAGTCCCGCTGCCAAGAGAGCGTGTCCAGTataggaggagggtgtgtgaggagggggacagaggggacagaAACGGGGACGTGTGTTTAGATAAATGAGACGGATGCCCTTCAAAGCATTCCTTTCCTTTTCTGTCCCTTTTGTTACccgtttccccctctctcctccgtcaAACACAATGCTCTTCCCCCCGTGTCTAGGATCCTTTTGTTTATCAATATTCGGTTGAATGGGCCTCCATCAGTCAAATGCCCTGGACATGGATAGGGGTAGGATAAATGTGATTTGGGCATTGAGGTCAGATGATGTTGATTACACCCACGGGTCacacactctttttctctctctctccctctacctctctatctctcttcctctacccctctctctctccccctctacctctctctctaccagcaGTCTGCACATCATGCGAAACCAATGCAATACTCTTGATGCCTATACTTTGCTAGGTGAAAAGGTTTGCGGGTCCGTGTGACCTATGtgggtgtgtgacctgtgtgtgtgtgtgtgtgacctgtgtgtgtgacctgtgtgtgtgacctgtccgTGACCACACATCCTCCTTCCAGCATCACTCCCACCCCGCTTGGCGAGGGGAAAAGCACGGTGACCATCGGCCTGGTGCAGGCCCTCTCCGCCCACCTCAAGCTCAACTCCTTCGCCTGCCTCCGACAGCCCTCCCAGGGGCCCACCtttggggtcaaaggtcagacacGATCCTCATTCCCCAAGCAGATACCCCTGTTCTGATATGACTGCAAGGGGCACGTGGCTGCAAAGTGAGTGGTCTCGTCTGGGCAAACTCCTAACACTTGACGGGTGTTCCCTGCGAAGCTGCCTCTGTGGCCCTCCGGGGTACGATGTGTGattgtgttgtctgtgttcCACCCCTAGGGGGCGCTGCGGGAGGGGGCTATGCCCAGGTCATCCCCATggaggaggtaggagacagCCGCACTGcgctctcgcacacacacacgcacactgacatAACACACAAGTAAACTCACGACCGTggcatatacacacaaaaaGGACACACCAGCAACAATACACgcagtgtgtgtacacacacacacacacacacacacacccctaataCTTAAGCAACCCATCCGCTGAGACCTAAAGCTAGCCTCCtgtggagcgagggaggaggggagcgagggaggaggggagcgagggaggaggggagcgagggaggaggggaagtgaaGAACTTCAAAGCCAAGCAGACATGGCCTCAAACAGTGTAGCCGCCTCCCCTacctcatacacaaacaccagtccttttcatctcttttcttgtctctccctttggctccttctctcttttcctgtctgCCTCTTGCTCGCTTtcgctttctcgctctctcgctctctctttgtgtctgtctcgctattcctctctctctctctctctctctctctctctctctctctctctctctctctctctctctctctctctctctctctctctctctccccctctatcctgAACGAGGGAGACAGTGTTATGATCCATGCCTCAACACAAACAGCTTTATAGGTCTATTTTGCAACAGTGTTGCAGGCCATCGAAACAGGGTTCTGTGAAGTTCACGGCAACATCCGTTTTGTGTCCAGAGAGATCGGAACAACGACTTGGAAGCTCCCCCACTCCCTTCTCTTTTAAACATCCCACTACTAGATGATAGGCAGGCAACTGACAAACTGCCCCTATTTCTTTTTCTATATGTTTAGATACTATAGAAGCCAATGTGTTAACTCTGTTCCTCACctattctctctgcctcttttcaGTTCAACCTTCATCTGACAGGCGACATTCACGCCATCACCGCAGCCAATAACCTCGTAGCAGCAGCCATTGATGCCCGGATTCTCCATGAGGCCACCCAATCAGACAAGGTCATTGTGTGATGTCACTCTGTGCATTGTGATTATGATCTAGGAAGCCACGGATTCTATAAATGATATCACCACTGAGTCTTGATGCAGGATGCAGACCTGACAAAGCAAAAAAAGGCTGTTCATTGGGGAGTGATGTCATACCCCCAAAAAGTAATGTGTCATTGTGATCTTTGGAAATTGGAGTGATGTCATCGAATGCTAATTCTGAAGTCAGACCTTCAGTGATTGCCCTGGTGACTTCACAGTGACGACTGTATACtgtgtctcttcctgtctccccaggCCCTGTACAACAGACTAGTTCCTCCAGTGAACGGAGTCCGGCGTTTCTCACCCATTCAGATCGCCAGGCTGCGAGTAAGTCCTCCACACTCGCGCCTCCAAAGTGAAACCGTCGAAAAACGGGGTCTCCAAAAGCTTCTAGAAGTTTCCCCTTGACTCGGTGTACCAGAGCTGTGGTTGGATTCCAGATGCCTCTCCCCTACTGTCCACTAGGCGGCCTCAGTGAGCCATGAGACTGAACTGTCCACTCATCCCGTAGCACCAAACACTCCTCATACCTCGTCATGTAATCCCAAATCTGTGTGTCGTCTCACTTTTATCGAGTGTCGGTGGTTAAGCTCCTCAAACACAGTCCAACTTGACGGCAGACCAAAACTTTGGATCGCTCTCCCGCTAACGTACACAAACTGGGGTCACTCTGAGTTGAGAAGTTAGGCAAGATTAAAAATCGTAATATTTCTGGGTAAATGGAGTGATTGTgaaggggagtgtgtgttttccatCAGGACAGGGTTCTGGGGTGGGTCCTAAGTATTTAAGTCTAGACTCTTAAAGCAGCCTTTTGACAAGGGAGCCCATTCCCATGGTGGCAATGACTGATGGATTTTCTTTTGGCTTGTCTGTTCCTCCCCatatctctcccctcccctccctccacctcagcGTCTGGGCATCAGTGAGACCAACCCCAGCTCTCTCACGCCCCAGGAGGTCAGCTCCTTCGTTCGCCTCGACCTCGACCCCTCCAAGGTCACCTGGCAAAGAGGTACAGTACCACATCCAATCGCCGACCTCTCTTCACCCTCGTCTCAGTCCATCATTGGCTGTGGGTTCAATTAAGGAATGTATGAACGTAGTTTACTGTGAGCCAAGTTGGGGGTGTGTTGAAGGGGAAACGTTGTTTTCCCCTGAGGGAAGCGGGTTGTTTTTAAATTGTCAGGAGCCATGACTGTTAGACTGTTGCTATGAGGGATGGGGTATTTACTCCACAGGCCCAGGAGGGCAAAGTTAAGGCCAGAACCCCAGAACATTCAAAACAGCTTCAACACTCATGCACATGCCTCTCtgtcatgtgtgtttgtccattCCAGCATGTGGCTTTTGTCATGTGCAAtctccccctgtgtgtgtgtgtgtttgcattcaaGCGTGAAAcaactttattttttattttttttgcaacAGCTTTTCCTTGTTATGTTGAGGCAATGTGAGGACAATGTTGGACTCTTGTGGTTTCCTGCGGTCATGAAGCCTAGCTAACCACAAAGGAAACCCCAGGGTAACGTAGTCCATGCCAACACCAGCCTATTAGTCCATATAGAGTCCAACAGCCGGTTGAAAAACATCACTGTAATCAATCAGTAACTGAACAGTATGTTGCTTATTGTTCATGACGGCTTTGTCACCGACAAATAAAGATTTCCTCTTCAAAGCCAACATAAGACTGTTGGAGCCCCAACAGCAGGCTGGCTTAGTtgaaggcttgtgtgtgtgtgtgtgtgtgtgtgcgtccgtgcatgtgcacgtgtgtgtcaaTCACAGGGCCCGACGTGGTTTGACACAGTTAAAAACATTTGTCCGGATGGCGTTTACAGAGGGCCGGGGGCCGGGCCAGAGCTTAACAGACGTGACCGTACCATGAGGGTCCGTGAGGTACGAGGTCACGCGCTCCCGAGCGCCTCTCTGGGCTTGCCTCATGAACCCAACGGTTCAGCCGAGCGTCGAGTGCTGCATCGAAACATGACGGCAGGGTTCATGGGAGTCTATATGGTGGTAATGGTGTTGGAGGCAGCTTACCTGTAGTTAACATCCTACCAGGGGCTGTGAAGTACTGGAAAGCAACATGGTGACTGTGTTGGAATGTGGTCCTAACTCTGTCAGAAACACGTTGTTTGTGCTCAGGTAGGGTTGGGTCTGTGATAGTCATTTAAATGTACTTTTAGTTCTGTTTTTTTCCGCAAACATTCGCTGCATAAAGGGGGTTTGTAATTGGATGTGTGTTGTCCCCTCTCGCTTGCCTTCAGTGGTGGACACCAACGACCGCTTCCTGAGACAGATCACCGTGGGACAAGCCAGCACTGAGAAGGGCCACGTCAGACAGGTAGGCTGCATGGGGGCTCCACACACTGAGAAGGGCCACGTCAGACAGGTAGGCTGCATGGGGGCTCCACACACTGAGAAGGGCCACGTCAGACAGGTAGGCTGCATGGGGGCTCCACACACTGAGAAGGGCCACGTCAGACAGGTAGGCTGCATGGGGGCTCCACACACTGAGAAGGGCCACGTCAGACAGGTAGGCTGCATGGGGGCTCCACACACTGAGAAGGGCCACGTCAGACAGGTAGGCTGCATGGGGGCTCCACACACTGGTGGGGAAAAGTCATTTATCACATTCCTTTTGATACTTTTTGAACTGTCTTTTTCTATCAGCGGTTGTATGTTTGATTATGATGTATCGTTTATGTTTCATATACTGCTCACACATGTTCCAGTTCAACATTAAGTCCACACTGAAAACATTACATGGGACTATAATGACATATCATGACATGTTACAGGAGTGTATTCACGACTCCTGGTGATGACTCATTAAATGACCACTGGCTTAGCTCATGTGGCTAGTCAATACTTTCCACACCTTAACGCACCCACTAATTATTCCCAGTGTGTCTTAATGGCCCTTATTGAACCATTTACAGTGTAATTGCAGGGGGGAGATTAGGTTTGTGGTCCCTCAATGTGTTATCAACGTGTGTGCAATTTAAACATGGGCATGCGTGTACATTATTACACTGTGGAGCCAAACATCATACCATACAAGCCTATAGGCCCATTGCTGagtgaacatacacacacacacgcacacatctctGTTCACCCGTCTCTGTGCAATTAAGCACGGCTGTATTTCACTAACTGTCAGTGGTAATGGTGAAATGGAATCATGCAAATAAACACTTCACCTCAATGGGAAGCAAGTGAGTCTAAGTGAAAGCAAATgtttagagagtgtgtgtgtgttgggggggggggggggatctgtccTCCAATAGCAACCACAGGGCTCGCCAAGCACATGTTTGAGtttccctttcttcttctttttcccccctttactcactccctctcatcctTCACTCTGTAGCCCCCAAGGACAGGGAGTAGGGACTTTTCTGTGCCAGAGTTTGTGTTGTTTTGGGACAAAACTCTGACCCGCAACTACTTTCGTTCGCTTTCTTTTTCTCGACCCTTCCTGTCTCCGCATCTCTCGatcctctctatctctaccAACAGTATAGCTCTTATCTTTCGTCATTTCACCAttgctctcttgctctgtctctacctcacaCAGTACAACCTAGCTAACAGACGCAGAACTCTCTTCCCACCTGAAACGCATGGCATCTTTAATAAGGAACCAAAGGAATATGAACTATAAGCCTCATTGCCTCGTAAGTGTGACATGACATAACAGTATTTCCCCTCTCCCGGTCCTCTCTTAGACCCAGTTTGACATCGCTGTGGCCAGTGAGATCATGGCCATCCTGGCCCTGACCGACGGCCTGGGCGACATGAGGAGAAGACTGGGCTGCATGGTGGTGGGCAGCAGCCGCAGTGGACAGCCCATCACTACAgaggacctggtgtgtgtgtgcgcgcagagTTAATGAGACAGAAAGCCTATGCTTGTGAGTTCAGAATAGAGAGCGGCTGTACGTGTGCATTTGCATGAGGCCGTGAGTGTGCCAAAGGAAAGATGGTTTCGGAACAACAACGTTTGACGAGCCTTGACAACCGTATCTTCAGCTCTCTGTGGTCATGGCACGCCCGGTTCTCCCTAGTCAGAACCACATCCATTAAGGCTGTTGTCGTAATAGCTAACGTATACCGTATGTTGGCTATTAGCGTGACAGCCATAGTATTAGCGTTAGCCCACGGAAACCACGACTGTATCTGTCCTGCACTTGtaacttttgtatttatttattgctataaatatttatattaaGATATACATGTTTGGCCTTGTATGGTTTTATTGGACAGAGATGgttacagagagacaggaaacaaATGGTACAGTTCTGGAATCGAACCAAACTGTGTTGGGGCCCGTACGGTACACTATCTCCTGGGCCACCTTGACAAGCgagctccctctgtctctgctgtccaAAAGCCAGTGTTAGACCATTCATGCCTCGTGTCTCACTGTGGGCTCCTCAACAGTAATGTGTTTACCACTGCTGTCATGAGATATGTGTCAGGTGAGTACGAAGCTGAATCCTCTCTCAGATGATTTcattattttttcttcttctggcaTTTAGATAAGAAGGGTGTTGTTGATTCTCAGCCAGGTGGGGATGTTGGTTCCCTTACAGGGACTGAGCAGGGTGGTTTCATCTCCCCTCTGGAGACTCAGCAGTGAGATCCTGACACACAAAGCCCTTCCTTGACCCAAAATGGCCACCAGGGAAGCtctgtagccccccccccccctttttttttgaAGCGTTGCGGGCCCAGTTGGCTCCGGTTTCCTCCAGCTGCATGGGATGGGGTTCCTCCAGAGCTGGGACGCTCCCtcggagggttagggtcagctgTTTCTGTTACTGCAGCAGTCCTGATTAGCCCTGGTCCCTGATGGAAGCCCCTTCTCCACCCAGACCCCAGATCAGGCTGGACAGAAAATCTGGCAGTGATGATGACACACAATGTGAATAGAGTAAAtgagggacgtgtgtgtgtgtgtgtgtctggggggatggggggaccGGACAAGCATAGTTTCATTATTGGTAGGGAACTGGAAATCATCTTCATTAATCTACATTCTAATGACTTGCCCTTCACTccatgcttctctctctctctctttcagggtGTGAGCGGTGCGTTGGCAGTACTGATGAAAGATGCCATCAAGCCCACTCTGATGCAGACCCTCGAGGTGAGTCACTCCAGCCTACTGTGACGTCGGGGACGGTAGCGGGGACAGAATAGATGTCTTCGGACATGTTGAACTGTCCAAAAGGAAACGCCATAGAAGCGAGTGTGACGTCACTGAAGAGATACAGAGCCACAGAGGGAATGGGCCTTCCACTCTCCCCTGAGGGATGACATCATAGGAGCCCCAACCTCTCATTCTGATAGCAGTGCAGAGCTTACTGGTGGTAGATTCCATCCTCTCGGCTCACTTCTGGCAAAGAACTTATATCTTCAGGACACTGTATTGAAGCAATCAGCTCAGAATAGGTGTGGCTGTCCATACATTGACCCTTCTCCCTACAAGCATCTGGGTTTGATCacgacagcacacacacactcgtgcgcAAGcatgccccccccttcccccgggACCCTGTTCTCTGGGAGAACGCCCAAGCCCAAGGCaatggagggatgaaaggatcgaggagagggagagattggaTCTGATGGAGTGATTACACTGATGGGTCAGCGTGCACATCTGCTCCTCGTTGAGCCTCACTCTAGGTGGGGCTGGGTCCTGTTGTCACGAGGGACCAGGACCGAGCCTCAGGAATGCTAACAGACCCATGCCGTTCTCTGCATAGCATTTCCCTTTTTCTTCGAATCCTCCCGagtgatgacatcacaacaGGAACCGGAGAGTTGAATTCTGAGAGAAGGCTCGCGATTCTGGTAGATTGCATCACAATGGTAACCGGAGTTTTTACAAACACGGCTCTCTGGACCATTCCTGACTTCTCAACGTTTGGGTGGGATCGAAGAGGATATTGTCTGAATGTTTGGGAGGATAGGAGTTGGTCAGCTCCTATTTAGTTTGGGGAGGGGGTACAGTTGCCTGTTTTGAAGTTGCGAATGttttggggaggagggggatggagcaGAGATTGGATTCTGGGTATTGAGAGGAAATGTGGCGGTTGTGTTGTGTGGAACCTTTTCCTGTGTGGCTTCCTGTGTTTTTGGCCGAGGGACGGGGACCCCTATCAGGACGGACCTGGTATAGCGGGTCCCTGGGAACTTTCCGCTCAGATGTGacctttgcctgtgtgtgtttttgtgtgctaCACGTTGTCACAAATGGCAGTAAATGACTTTGgctgataaaaaataaataaataaataataataagcaCTTTAGTACCCGCTACTCTGTGTCCAACTGTACCCATTATAAACAGAGATCATGACTACACCCTATATGTAAGTGGACACTGATATAAGCTTTTTAGACATCCCATTCCAAAACCATGGGCATTAAAATGGACTCTCTGAGTCTTTAACAGTTTTCCACTTTTCTGCGAAGGGTGTCCTCAAGATTTTGGAGTGTGTGGGAATATGTTGCCATTCAGCCACAGGTGCATTAGTGAAGATGGGCACTGATGTTGGGTCATTAGTTTGAAAGGCTGTATAGGCAGTTATAGAAACAAAGTTCTACTCTATATTAATGCCTGTGATTTTAGTATGAGAGGTTCAACAAGCAGGTgtccatatactgtatatagtatACTGTTACAACTACAATTTGTTTTAGCAACATGCTAAAGTAACCAGTCAGTTGGTTTGGAAGactactgctacacacacacacacacaaacacacacacacacttcagacaaCAAGCCAGTCAAGCACATCCCACTTATGTCAAATGTGGTTGTGttcctttgttttggtttgtctTAAATGTCTCTCAATATCCTTGTCCCCCtcactcctcatcctctcaccttcctcttcatttctcctcctcctgaaccAGAGCTGAGCCCGACAAGGTTCTGACAGTTCATTACTGGAGAAGGCTGCTTGTTTAATCAATAGTGCTCTACTCCCAAGCATGTCAGCTGTTGAAATGTCCCCAAGCATCTTTCTAAATCACTATTAGAAACCAATTATTCTGTGATTGACCCCTAGTAGACCCCCAGACTACCCCCTGATTGGCCCCGCCCAGAGTTCCAAGGGTGACCTGGAATAAAACGTTTGATGAGAAGGAGGGGTGAAAAGGGGAAAGGAATAGAGTAACCGTTTTcctgttatttaaaaaaaataaaataaattgaacATTGTGTCTCCAACCCAAGGGTGTGTTtagtcctctcttcctctcttcttttccaCCGATGAGTATGTcatatttcatttcatttcctttttttccatcGGTGAGGGCTGCAATGTTTTGTTTCCTCAATTGTTTTCCCATGAAGAAGGGAAAAGGTCACGTGGAGGTCAAAAGAGGTCACCTGCTCAGAGTTTCACCTTTGGTTTGACGTGTGCTAGCTTACCATAGAGACAGGACAGGCTACACAGTGTCATGGAAATATGGTATGCTGACCTATCATGCTGACTTCCTTTCAatcttttctctcactctcacaatTCTTTCTCCCTCACATTTAGATACTCTGTTCAGTCCAGATGTTTTTTCAAGGACAGAGATGGCTAGCATGTGTCAGTGTTGAAGATAATGGGTGATTCAACCCAGTTAGAGGACATCAGTTATGTGAACTGGTGGAGAGGTAGACAAAGAGTTTGGGGGTCAGAGGAGGGGTCCTTCAGCAGTCTTTGGTCCTGGTGTGACCAGACCAGGAGGTCGGTGACAGCAAAGTTCTACCCACCCTCAGTTTACCCACCCTCCATTTTCCCTCATATCCCACTTTTGGCTGTTCCTAGAATCTTCCTGAAAGTGGAGTGGGCTGAGGAATTTCTCTTTCAGAAAAGTTCCCAAtgacctctcttcctccctgtacTTGGAGGGAAGACTGTGTTCTTGTCTTTTGACGTGTTCAAGCTGACATGGTCCCTCAGTCCTAGTGGCTCTCCACCTCTAGCTGCCTTCAAGACAAATGTGCAGCCATCGCTTTAGAACTGACTCACTCATTCAGAGGTGTATACCTCTTGGCTGAATGATTTTGAAGTAGTTGCATTCTGTGAGTAGAttcgaaggggggggggggggggggtggtttagTGTGTAAGGCCTGCTTGTTCTCAGTGGAGAACGTGTCTTTGGCGTAAGGGCCTCAagtttctgcctgtgtttgtgtgccctgCTCCATCCCAGGGTACTCCAGTGTTCGTCCACGCTGGGCCCTTTGCCAACATCGCCCATGGCAACTCCTCCGTGCTGGCAGACAAGCTGGCATTGAAGCTGGTTGGACAGGACGGCTATGTTGGTAAGtgaaacgcgcacacacacacacacacacacagtaaccaaGGAGAGGATAACCAGATGTGTTTCCTGATTTTACAGTCTAGGAAACCcagatggaaacacacacacactcttacacaaacACGCGTACAGGCAGAAGAATTCAAAGCCCAGGTTTCCTGCGAGGAGAGGCTCGAAACCATAATTTACAACTCATTTTTCTAGTGACCTTTAGCCTAGATCCTGGCTCCCAGTACCTTTGGCCCACTTCTCCCTGGGCCCAGTACGTGGGGTCTGGCTCCTGGGTGAGCAGGGGGCTCCAGGCCCATCTCGTGGAGCTGTCGAGGAACCAGGGGGGGAAAGATTGTGTCAGAGGAAGGAAGCAGGGTTGAT
Above is a genomic segment from Hypomesus transpacificus isolate Combined female chromosome 16, fHypTra1, whole genome shotgun sequence containing:
- the LOC124478718 gene encoding monofunctional C1-tetrahydrofolate synthase, mitochondrial-like; the encoded protein is MMRLSTLRHASRCLPSSSAHPPYSGGRVIGFGRRCLPVDDSARSWLVQRATSSKSGRSSEAVLNSERRKRKNYGLGQENILREIVQKTKEEMVILQRDQLSPMLAIIQAGEDDSLLEMNKKMAGKIGLNITQICLPRECTEDEIIEEVLRLNEDPRVHGVYLHLPPASLTSRVLDSLKPNKDVDGATDLNIGRLVRGDETQGFVPPVARAVMELLARHDAPLEGKTVVLVGGEGALGVALQCLMQRGNMLVLNSTSGRLQKQVVQADAVVLLGPHMDVPPSWLRPGAAVIHCSPALTAGTTDGDGLESSSWSEVGPLSAALRMQNVVRSGRRWLQEQQYRPWRLRSLKLQPLSPVPSDIEISRAQTPKPMGQLAEEVGLLPSELEAYGSTKAKVRLSLLDRLQGQPDGKYVLVAGITPTPLGEGKSTVTIGLVQALSAHLKLNSFACLRQPSQGPTFGVKGGAAGGGYAQVIPMEEFNLHLTGDIHAITAANNLVAAAIDARILHEATQSDKALYNRLVPPVNGVRRFSPIQIARLRRLGISETNPSSLTPQEVSSFVRLDLDPSKVTWQRVVDTNDRFLRQITVGQASTEKGHVRQTQFDIAVASEIMAILALTDGLGDMRRRLGCMVVGSSRSGQPITTEDLGVSGALAVLMKDAIKPTLMQTLEGTPVFVHAGPFANIAHGNSSVLADKLALKLVGQDGYVVTEAGFGADIGMEKFFNIKCRASKLQPNVVVLVATVRALKMHGGGPNVSAGSPLPREYTDEVGTGLGAHFLNLFLNLKCRKLSFSITKILK